The following proteins come from a genomic window of Flavobacterium crocinum:
- the cmk gene encoding (d)CMP kinase, whose protein sequence is MKKITIAIDGFSSTGKSTLAKQLAKELEYVYVDTGAMYRAVAFFAMQNNLIGSDFFDKDALINALPKIQLEFKFNSELGFAEMYLNGENVEKQIRTIEVSNFVSKVAAVSEVRSKLVEQQQEMGKNKGIVMDGRDIGTVVFPNAELKIFMTASAETRAQRRFDELQAKGDNVSYEEVLKNVVERDNLDSTREDSPLVIAEDAIEIDNSYLNREEQFAAVLELVNDVVKTA, encoded by the coding sequence TTGAAAAAAATTACTATTGCTATCGATGGATTTTCATCAACAGGTAAAAGTACCTTAGCAAAACAATTGGCAAAAGAATTGGAATATGTATATGTAGATACAGGAGCTATGTATAGAGCTGTAGCTTTTTTTGCTATGCAGAATAATTTAATTGGATCTGACTTTTTTGATAAAGACGCTTTGATTAATGCATTGCCAAAAATTCAGCTGGAATTTAAATTTAATTCTGAATTAGGTTTTGCCGAAATGTATTTGAATGGTGAAAATGTAGAGAAACAAATTAGAACAATTGAAGTTTCTAATTTTGTGAGCAAAGTAGCGGCTGTTTCCGAAGTTCGTTCAAAATTAGTAGAACAACAACAAGAAATGGGAAAAAACAAAGGCATTGTTATGGACGGAAGAGATATTGGTACTGTAGTTTTTCCAAATGCCGAACTTAAAATATTTATGACTGCCAGCGCTGAAACCCGCGCACAAAGACGTTTTGATGAATTACAAGCAAAAGGTGATAATGTGTCTTATGAAGAAGTCCTTAAAAATGTAGTGGAAAGAGATAATTTAGATTCAACTAGAGAAGACTCTCCGTTAGTTATTGCAGAAGATGCTATTGAAATAGATAATTCTTACTTAAATAGAGAAGAACAGTTTGCTGCCGTTTTGGAATTGGTGAATGATGTTGTTAAAACAGCATAA
- a CDS encoding EamA family transporter, whose product MKNREINLPPVPAVLLAIISVQCGAAIAKTLFPAIGAAGTASMRIGISALLLLLAYRPNLKAITPAQWKIVIPYGLSLGAMNLIFYLAIERIPIGLAVTLEFVGPLLLAIAGSKRLIDYCWVLLAAIGILLIAPWTNDRLNPFGILFALLAGGFWAAYIVLGGKISKIMNGGQAVSTGMLFAAILILPFGFLENGLTNLTPKFFGMGVALALLSSAIPFTLEMKALGQLPPRTFSILMSLEPAAASVCAFIFLQEKLNFYEILAVVCVIIASTGSTLTAKR is encoded by the coding sequence ATGAAAAACAGAGAAATAAACCTCCCTCCCGTTCCTGCAGTATTATTAGCAATTATTAGTGTTCAGTGTGGTGCTGCAATTGCAAAAACATTATTTCCGGCAATTGGTGCTGCAGGTACTGCTTCTATGCGTATTGGCATTTCAGCTTTACTTTTATTATTGGCTTACAGACCAAATTTAAAGGCCATTACGCCTGCACAATGGAAAATTGTAATTCCTTATGGCTTGTCTTTAGGTGCCATGAATTTGATATTTTATTTGGCAATAGAAAGAATTCCAATTGGACTGGCTGTTACACTTGAATTTGTAGGGCCTTTGTTATTGGCGATTGCAGGTTCAAAACGTCTCATAGATTATTGCTGGGTTCTGCTTGCTGCAATCGGGATATTATTGATTGCTCCGTGGACAAATGATCGTTTAAATCCTTTTGGAATTTTGTTTGCTCTTTTAGCTGGTGGGTTTTGGGCGGCCTATATAGTCTTAGGAGGTAAAATATCCAAAATTATGAATGGCGGACAAGCAGTTTCAACCGGAATGTTGTTTGCAGCTATATTAATTCTTCCTTTTGGTTTTCTGGAAAATGGATTAACAAATCTGACTCCAAAGTTCTTTGGTATGGGGGTGGCTTTGGCACTTTTATCCAGTGCAATTCCGTTTACTTTAGAAATGAAAGCTTTAGGGCAACTTCCTCCACGAACATTTAGCATTTTAATGAGTCTGGAACCTGCTGCAGCTTCTGTTTGCGCTTTTATCTTTCTACAGGAAAAATTAAATTTTTATGAAATTTTGGCTGTCGTTTGCGTAATAATTGCATCTACAGGAAGTACTTTGACCGCTAAAAGATAA
- the porQ gene encoding type IX secretion system protein PorQ gives MFKQIVLFFLLLICTASFGQVGGRYTYQFLNLTTSPRQAALGGDIITIYDEDVNQAMSNPALINADMDNHLAINYGSYYGEASYGTASYAYTYDRHLQTFYAGVSYVNYGSFEGYDENGQATSNFTGSEGALTVGYAYNVPYTNLFIGANAKLITSSLESYNSIGGAVDLGALYVDERNDINFALVFRNIGTQFTTYSGIKENLPFEIVAGISQELEHVPIRWHLTLENLQQWNISFSNPNRGETNIDGSTNPEKVSFFNNALRHVAFGVELFPKRAFNLRVGYNFRRGEELRVDEQRNFSGVSLGFGLKLNKLKFNYSYSRYTLAANTSLFGLIINFQ, from the coding sequence ATGTTTAAACAGATCGTTTTATTTTTTTTGTTACTGATTTGTACGGCTTCGTTCGGACAGGTCGGAGGACGTTACACTTATCAATTTTTAAATTTGACAACTTCACCAAGACAAGCGGCGTTGGGAGGAGATATTATAACGATATACGACGAAGACGTTAATCAGGCTATGTCTAATCCGGCTCTTATAAATGCGGATATGGATAATCATCTTGCAATAAATTACGGGAGTTATTACGGGGAAGCATCTTATGGAACAGCTTCATACGCTTACACTTATGACAGACATTTGCAGACTTTTTACGCGGGTGTAAGCTATGTCAATTATGGTTCTTTTGAAGGTTATGATGAAAACGGACAGGCAACCTCTAACTTTACAGGAAGTGAAGGAGCTCTTACCGTAGGATATGCGTACAACGTTCCTTATACAAATCTTTTTATTGGTGCAAATGCTAAGCTAATTACATCTTCATTAGAAAGTTACAATTCTATTGGAGGAGCGGTTGATTTAGGGGCTTTATATGTAGACGAAAGAAATGATATCAATTTTGCTTTGGTATTTCGAAACATTGGGACACAATTTACCACGTACTCCGGAATAAAAGAAAACTTACCATTTGAAATCGTTGCCGGAATTTCACAGGAATTAGAACATGTGCCAATTCGTTGGCATCTTACCTTAGAAAATCTGCAACAATGGAATATTTCTTTTTCTAATCCTAATCGGGGAGAAACCAATATAGATGGTTCTACGAATCCGGAAAAAGTTTCATTTTTTAATAACGCGCTTAGACACGTTGCTTTTGGTGTAGAACTTTTCCCTAAAAGAGCATTTAATTTACGTGTAGGTTATAATTTTAGAAGAGGAGAAGAATTACGGGTTGATGAACAACGCAATTTTTCGGGAGTTTCATTAGGTTTTGGACTAAAATTAAATAAGCTGAAATTTAACTATTCATATTCCAGATATACATTAGCAGCTAACACAAGTCTTTTTGGTCTAATTATAAATTTTCAGTAG
- the rpsA gene encoding 30S ribosomal protein S1, with protein MSEQTKSQEEFLANFNWHNFQEGIDAVDEKNLQEFEELVSKTFIATDQEEVVEGVVVRITDRDVIVDINAKSEGVISLNEFRYNPNLKVGDKVEVLIDIREDKTGQLVLSHRKARTIKSWDRVIAANETGEIVNGFVKCRTKGGMIVDVFGIEAFLPGSQIDVKPIRDYDVYVNKMMEFKVVKINHEFKNVVVSHKALIEADIEVQKKEIIGQLQKGQVLEGVVKNITSYGVFIDLGGVDGLIHITDLSWSRINHPSEVLELDQKLNVVILDFDDEKTRIQLGLKQLNAHPWDALDANLTVGDKVKGKVVVIADYGAFIEVAEGVEGLIHVSEMSWSTHLRSAQDFVKVGDVVEAVILTLDRDDRKMSLGIKQLTQDPWTDITSKYPVGSKHTGIVRNFTNFGIFVELEEGIDGLIYISDLSWTKKIKHPSEFVNVGEKLDVVVLELDVEGRKLSLGHKQTTANPWDQYEDSFAVGTIHNGEISEIVDKGATVEFGDDIVAFIPTRHLEKEDGKKLKKGDTADFKVIEFNKEFKRVVASHTAIFREEEEKNVKAAAETTTSASTNAPAATLGDNNDVLAALKAKMEKTEKK; from the coding sequence ATGTCTGAACAAACAAAATCACAAGAAGAGTTTTTAGCAAATTTTAACTGGCACAATTTCCAAGAAGGAATCGATGCAGTAGATGAGAAAAACTTGCAAGAGTTTGAGGAACTAGTATCAAAAACTTTCATCGCTACAGATCAAGAAGAAGTAGTTGAAGGAGTTGTAGTTAGAATTACAGATAGAGACGTTATCGTTGATATCAATGCTAAATCTGAAGGTGTTATTTCTTTAAACGAATTTCGTTACAACCCAAATTTAAAAGTAGGTGACAAAGTAGAAGTATTAATCGACATCCGTGAGGATAAAACAGGTCAATTAGTATTATCTCACAGAAAAGCACGTACTATCAAATCTTGGGATAGAGTTATTGCAGCTAATGAAACTGGAGAAATCGTTAACGGTTTTGTTAAATGTAGAACTAAAGGAGGTATGATCGTTGACGTATTCGGTATCGAGGCGTTCTTACCAGGATCTCAAATTGACGTTAAGCCAATTAGAGACTACGATGTATATGTAAACAAAATGATGGAATTCAAAGTGGTAAAAATCAACCACGAATTCAAAAACGTTGTTGTATCTCATAAAGCGCTTATCGAGGCTGATATTGAAGTACAGAAAAAAGAGATCATCGGTCAATTACAAAAAGGACAAGTATTAGAAGGTGTTGTTAAAAACATTACTTCTTATGGTGTGTTCATTGACTTAGGTGGTGTTGACGGATTAATTCACATTACTGACCTTTCTTGGAGCAGAATCAACCACCCAAGTGAAGTTCTTGAATTAGACCAAAAATTAAACGTTGTAATCCTTGATTTCGATGATGAGAAAACAAGAATTCAATTAGGATTGAAACAATTAAACGCTCACCCATGGGATGCTTTAGATGCTAACTTAACTGTTGGTGATAAAGTAAAAGGTAAAGTAGTTGTAATCGCTGATTACGGTGCATTTATCGAAGTTGCTGAAGGTGTTGAAGGTTTAATCCACGTTTCTGAAATGTCATGGTCAACTCACTTACGTTCTGCTCAGGACTTCGTGAAAGTTGGAGATGTTGTTGAAGCAGTTATCTTAACTCTTGACAGAGATGATCGTAAGATGTCATTAGGTATCAAACAATTGACTCAAGATCCATGGACTGACATTACTTCTAAATACCCAGTAGGTTCTAAACATACAGGTATCGTTAGAAACTTCACAAACTTTGGTATTTTCGTAGAATTAGAAGAAGGAATTGATGGATTAATCTACATTTCTGACCTTTCTTGGACTAAGAAAATTAAACACCCATCTGAGTTTGTAAATGTTGGTGAAAAACTTGATGTTGTTGTATTAGAATTAGATGTTGAAGGACGTAAATTATCTTTAGGTCACAAACAAACTACTGCTAATCCTTGGGATCAATACGAAGATTCTTTCGCTGTAGGAACTATCCACAATGGAGAGATTTCTGAAATCGTTGACAAAGGGGCTACTGTAGAATTCGGAGATGATATCGTTGCTTTCATTCCTACTCGTCACCTTGAAAAAGAAGACGGAAAGAAATTGAAAAAAGGCGATACTGCTGATTTCAAAGTAATCGAGTTCAACAAAGAATTCAAAAGAGTAGTTGCTTCTCACACTGCTATCTTCCGTGAAGAAGAAGAGAAAAACGTGAAAGCTGCTGCTGAAACTACTACATCTGCATCTACAAACGCACCAGCTGCGACTTTAGGTGACAACAATGATGTATTAGCTGCTTTAAAAGCTAAAATGGAAAAAACTGAGAAAAAATAA
- a CDS encoding serine hydrolase gives MKLKLKFPLLFPLLWFSVFAQQKNTEKDIFVAMDKTASILMNKSKANSISIGVVKNGKTYTRHYGEIDKGKENPATNTTVFEVASITKLFTGLLAAQAVLEGKLNPDDDIRKYLTGSYPNLQYNGTPITIKDLVSFRTGFATDLPNTEELRKKRNDSSYLAFKKVDETYTRENFFGDLKTIKLDTLPGTKFKYSNGSLNLTAHILENVYHKSYETLLNENIFSKLDMKSTGINLDSGIVIANGYNLKGVLMPKISDNLWGAAGRLKTTLSDLTKFIAYELNTKNKIVQESQRNLLNSSTTWNGYFWDYIQVDENGKNYWKHGGAFGTQNMLVIYPEKQLGFSIIVNISDENTANALGEAVIKLSSDLLNDNKKQSGIYGYKIVNENIIFRYEHDKTLDPELVKSVSIAGSFDNWNPNDVNFQMVRKNENTFELTIPKSQLEKNKTHLFKFVINKTGWMEAPKNAINRETDGDQNLILKI, from the coding sequence ATGAAACTTAAACTAAAGTTTCCGCTTCTTTTTCCGCTTCTTTGGTTTTCTGTTTTTGCACAGCAAAAAAATACTGAAAAAGACATTTTTGTAGCCATGGACAAAACGGCTTCAATTTTAATGAATAAATCAAAAGCAAATTCAATTTCGATTGGAGTTGTCAAAAATGGTAAAACCTACACACGTCATTATGGTGAAATTGATAAAGGAAAAGAAAATCCTGCGACCAACACCACTGTTTTTGAAGTAGCCTCTATCACTAAATTATTTACTGGACTACTGGCAGCCCAAGCTGTATTGGAAGGAAAATTGAATCCGGATGATGATATTCGAAAATATTTAACGGGTTCGTATCCTAATTTGCAATACAACGGAACTCCTATTACTATTAAAGATCTGGTTTCTTTCAGAACAGGTTTTGCTACCGATCTTCCTAATACTGAAGAATTAAGAAAAAAACGTAATGACAGCAGTTATCTGGCTTTTAAAAAGGTAGATGAAACTTATACACGTGAAAATTTCTTTGGGGATCTTAAAACAATAAAATTGGACACTTTACCGGGGACCAAATTTAAATATAGTAACGGAAGTCTTAATCTGACTGCACATATTTTAGAAAATGTATATCACAAAAGTTATGAAACACTTTTAAATGAAAACATATTTTCTAAGTTAGATATGAAATCAACAGGAATTAATCTTGATTCAGGTATTGTAATCGCTAACGGATATAACTTAAAAGGAGTCTTAATGCCAAAGATTTCAGATAACCTTTGGGGAGCAGCAGGAAGACTAAAAACTACTTTAAGTGATCTTACTAAATTTATTGCATATGAACTAAATACAAAGAATAAAATTGTGCAGGAGTCACAAAGGAATCTTTTAAACAGTTCTACTACCTGGAACGGATATTTTTGGGATTATATTCAGGTAGATGAAAATGGAAAAAACTACTGGAAACATGGCGGAGCATTTGGCACTCAAAACATGCTGGTAATTTACCCTGAAAAACAATTAGGTTTTTCAATTATTGTAAACATTAGCGACGAAAATACTGCCAATGCTTTAGGTGAAGCTGTTATAAAACTTTCAAGTGATTTGTTAAATGACAATAAGAAACAATCTGGTATTTATGGATATAAAATAGTAAATGAAAACATTATTTTTAGATATGAGCATGACAAAACATTAGATCCGGAATTAGTAAAAAGTGTTTCAATAGCAGGATCATTTGATAACTGGAATCCAAATGATGTAAATTTTCAGATGGTAAGAAAGAATGAAAATACTTTCGAACTAACAATTCCTAAATCTCAACTGGAAAAGAATAAAACACATTTATTTAAATTCGTCATAAATAAAACAGGTTGGATGGAAGCACCTAAAAATGCTATCAACAGAGAAACAGATGGCGATCAGAACCTCATTCTTAAAATCTAA
- a CDS encoding ExbD/TolR family protein encodes MKNLPQKVRSKKLSSRVDLTAMVSVSFLLIIFFMVATELRKPNVVDLSLPEKYNDEAYRHVITCGNVDVNRIITVLLDDNNKIITYSGLFFSPIKEPTKVGYDNDGIRKILLERSNLIREYSAAIGRPKYGPIVIIKPSKKSNFKNLVDILDEMAIGKIDTYAIVNDFTEEESKLLASN; translated from the coding sequence ATGAAAAACCTACCTCAAAAAGTACGAAGTAAAAAACTTAGTTCGCGAGTTGATTTAACAGCAATGGTCAGCGTTTCTTTTTTGCTGATAATATTTTTTATGGTTGCAACCGAATTACGAAAACCAAATGTTGTTGATTTGAGTTTGCCAGAAAAATATAATGATGAAGCATACCGTCACGTTATCACATGTGGCAACGTAGATGTAAATCGCATCATAACCGTTTTATTAGACGATAATAATAAAATAATTACGTATTCAGGTCTCTTCTTTAGTCCTATAAAAGAGCCAACAAAAGTAGGTTATGACAATGATGGTATCCGTAAAATATTGTTAGAAAGAAGTAATTTAATTCGAGAATACTCCGCTGCAATAGGAAGGCCAAAATACGGTCCCATCGTAATTATAAAACCAAGCAAAAAAAGTAATTTCAAAAATTTAGTTGATATTTTAGATGAAATGGCTATTGGAAAAATTGATACTTATGCGATCGTAAATGATTTTACTGAAGAAGAATCTAAATTATTAGCTTCAAATTAA
- a CDS encoding fasciclin domain-containing protein, producing the protein MKTTKILATVILALAFGFTSFAQKTVMVGGAAMYPNKNIIENAVNSKDHTTLVAAVKAADLAETLKGKGPFTVFAPTNEAFDKLPKGTVETLLKPENKKMLQNILTYHVVAGKWSSADIAKAIKAGKGKATIKAVNGGTLTAWMEGKDLYITDEKGNKSKVTIADVNQSNGVIHVVDAVLMPKK; encoded by the coding sequence ATGAAAACTACAAAAATTTTAGCTACAGTAATTTTAGCTTTGGCATTCGGATTTACATCATTCGCTCAAAAAACGGTAATGGTGGGTGGAGCAGCCATGTATCCGAATAAAAATATTATTGAAAATGCTGTTAATTCAAAAGATCATACCACATTGGTTGCAGCGGTAAAAGCGGCAGATTTAGCTGAAACTTTAAAAGGGAAAGGTCCATTTACAGTTTTTGCACCAACAAATGAAGCTTTTGATAAATTGCCAAAAGGAACAGTTGAAACATTACTAAAACCCGAAAATAAAAAAATGCTTCAAAACATTTTGACTTATCATGTTGTTGCAGGAAAATGGAGTAGTGCAGATATTGCAAAAGCGATAAAAGCAGGAAAAGGTAAAGCCACTATAAAAGCAGTAAATGGAGGTACGTTAACAGCCTGGATGGAAGGTAAGGACTTGTACATCACAGACGAAAAAGGAAATAAATCGAAAGTAACAATTGCAGACGTTAATCAGTCCAATGGAGTTATTCATGTAGTTGACGCTGTGCTAATGCCAAAGAAATAA
- a CDS encoding helix-turn-helix domain-containing protein — MAKKEIKMYSLSEMKDEVIGKIGTPERDQYEYELSMELLGRMIKTARKERNLTQNQLGELVGVKKSQISKLESSANSATIDTVIKVFKALKAEISFNVKIENQSLQVS; from the coding sequence ATGGCAAAGAAAGAAATAAAGATGTATTCGCTTTCTGAAATGAAAGATGAAGTTATTGGGAAAATTGGAACTCCTGAAAGAGATCAATATGAATACGAACTTAGTATGGAGTTATTAGGAAGGATGATTAAAACTGCTAGAAAAGAAAGAAATCTGACCCAAAACCAATTAGGTGAATTGGTTGGTGTGAAAAAATCACAAATTTCAAAACTGGAAAGTAGTGCCAATAGCGCAACAATAGATACGGTTATAAAAGTTTTTAAAGCATTAAAGGCAGAAATAAGTTTTAATGTAAAAATTGAAAATCAAAGTTTGCAAGTGTCATAA
- a CDS encoding nucleoside permease gives MGIKNRLILMSFLQFFVWGAWLITIGNYWFGTKNWEGTQFGLVFGTMGIASLFMPTLTGIIADRWVNAEKLYGVLHILYAAVLFGIAQVSTPDTFIIVMLLAMCCYMPTIALSNSISYTSLKLNNKNIVKDFPPIRVWGTIGFIVAMWITNLSGSKATEYQFYIAGAGALILGLYAFTLPKCEPQRLIKENATWIETLGLESFKLFGNYKMALFFVFSMFLGGALQLTNAYGDVFLDEFKHFPKYADSFVIKYSTIIMSISQVSETLFILAIPFFLRRFGIKQVMLISMLAWVLRFGLFAFGDPVGGLWMIILSCIVYGMAFDFFNISGSLFVESNTDSKIRSSAQGLFMMMTNGVGAVLGSLTSGWAIDRFFTKSFVNSSELAGFLQTDAGNEKMIEFVKGQGNSISADGIFSNPVLMKDWHTIWLSFAAYALVIAIAFAVLFKHKHDPKEIENLSH, from the coding sequence ATGGGTATTAAAAACAGATTGATTTTAATGAGCTTTCTACAATTTTTTGTTTGGGGAGCCTGGCTTATAACAATTGGAAATTATTGGTTTGGTACAAAAAACTGGGAAGGAACTCAATTTGGACTAGTTTTTGGAACCATGGGAATCGCTTCTCTTTTTATGCCTACACTTACAGGTATTATTGCCGACAGATGGGTAAATGCTGAAAAACTGTACGGTGTTCTTCATATTCTTTATGCAGCTGTTTTATTTGGAATAGCTCAAGTTTCAACTCCTGATACTTTTATTATAGTAATGCTTTTAGCAATGTGCTGCTATATGCCAACAATCGCTTTAAGTAATTCTATTTCTTATACTTCGTTAAAATTAAACAATAAAAATATTGTAAAAGATTTTCCGCCAATCCGTGTTTGGGGAACTATTGGTTTTATTGTTGCCATGTGGATTACTAATTTAAGTGGGAGTAAAGCAACAGAATATCAGTTTTATATTGCCGGAGCCGGAGCTTTAATTTTAGGACTATATGCTTTTACGTTGCCAAAATGTGAGCCACAGCGCTTGATTAAAGAAAATGCAACCTGGATTGAGACTTTAGGATTAGAGTCGTTTAAGTTGTTTGGAAATTACAAAATGGCTTTGTTTTTTGTTTTTTCTATGTTTTTAGGAGGAGCGCTTCAGTTAACAAATGCTTATGGAGATGTTTTCTTAGATGAGTTCAAACATTTTCCAAAATATGCAGATTCTTTTGTGATTAAATATTCGACTATTATTATGTCAATTTCTCAGGTTTCTGAGACGTTATTTATATTAGCAATTCCGTTTTTCTTAAGACGTTTCGGAATCAAACAAGTTATGCTGATTAGTATGCTGGCTTGGGTTCTTCGTTTTGGATTGTTTGCTTTTGGAGATCCTGTTGGTGGTTTATGGATGATTATTTTGTCATGTATTGTATACGGAATGGCATTTGATTTCTTTAATATTTCGGGTTCGTTATTTGTAGAAAGCAATACAGATTCTAAAATTCGTTCTTCGGCGCAAGGATTGTTTATGATGATGACAAATGGAGTAGGAGCAGTCTTAGGAAGTTTGACTTCTGGCTGGGCAATTGATCGTTTCTTTACAAAATCGTTTGTAAATAGCAGTGAATTAGCTGGATTTTTACAAACTGATGCTGGAAATGAGAAAATGATAGAATTTGTAAAAGGACAAGGAAATTCCATTTCTGCAGATGGAATCTTTTCAAATCCGGTTTTAATGAAAGACTGGCATACGATCTGGTTGTCGTTTGCGGCTTATGCATTAGTGATTGCAATTGCTTTTGCTGTTTTATTTAAACACAAACATGACCCGAAGGAGATTGAGAATTTAAGTCATTAA
- a CDS encoding ExbD/TolR family protein, which translates to MKNLPQKVRSKKLSSRVDLTAMVSVSFLLIIFFMLVGELSKSKIMEFGRPDCIDEDQRRGCYMTDENRNMTILLDDNDRIITYTGLLFVPIDSPKEVGYGKNGIRKKIFERNKKVLEYSAQLGKPNNGLIVVIKPSKKSNYGNLVEILDEMKIAGINTYSVVDDFTPEEAKLLASN; encoded by the coding sequence ATGAAAAACCTACCTCAAAAAGTACGAAGTAAAAAACTTAGTTCACGTGTTGATTTAACTGCAATGGTCAGTGTTTCTTTTCTGCTAATTATATTTTTTATGTTGGTTGGAGAATTATCGAAGTCAAAGATTATGGAGTTTGGAAGGCCGGATTGTATCGATGAAGATCAACGTCGAGGATGCTATATGACAGACGAGAATCGAAACATGACAATACTTTTAGATGACAATGACAGAATTATTACTTATACAGGATTATTATTTGTTCCCATTGATTCACCAAAAGAAGTAGGATATGGGAAAAACGGAATTAGAAAAAAAATATTTGAAAGAAATAAAAAAGTATTAGAATATTCTGCTCAGTTAGGCAAGCCAAATAACGGACTTATAGTTGTTATTAAACCAAGTAAAAAATCTAACTACGGGAATTTAGTTGAAATTTTAGACGAAATGAAAATTGCTGGAATTAACACTTATTCTGTTGTTGATGATTTTACTCCGGAAGAAGCTAAATTACTTGCTTCTAATTAA
- a CDS encoding type II toxin-antitoxin system RelE/ParE family toxin: protein MKYFETKFLEEAREFILKLDAKISEKILYHIDLAEKKQDPRLFKKLSDDIWEFRIRYTIVQIRLLEFWDKTNNKKTLVIATHGLIKKIDKVAGSEIEKANKIRMKYFENKIY from the coding sequence ATGAAATATTTTGAAACTAAATTTTTAGAAGAAGCGCGGGAATTTATATTAAAATTGGATGCAAAGATTAGTGAGAAAATTTTATATCATATTGATTTAGCAGAAAAGAAACAAGATCCTAGATTATTTAAGAAGCTTAGTGATGACATTTGGGAATTTAGAATTAGGTATACGATAGTTCAAATTCGACTTTTAGAATTTTGGGACAAAACTAATAACAAGAAAACTTTGGTTATTGCAACTCATGGTTTGATAAAAAAGATTGATAAAGTGGCTGGAAGTGAAATTGAAAAAGCTAATAAAATTAGAATGAAATATTTTGAAAATAAAATATATTAG